One genomic region from Panthera tigris isolate Pti1 chromosome D1, P.tigris_Pti1_mat1.1, whole genome shotgun sequence encodes:
- the PLET1 gene encoding placenta-expressed transcript 1 protein isoform X3, with protein MAQGSTAAIWVPVNANISSVVLRAVDENNTSLGLWEKADELCNSSALYHLENLNDKLFTANWVSPNSENITTIELQAFAINFYNMATFSSLQLRRKEMTTSQISTTRTTPSPNPMTGHISTTRTTPSPNPMTGHISTTRTTPRPSPMTRHISTTRTTPRLTPRTTSLANKTFLCPITSAIQILIVFLTSKLLS; from the exons ATGGCTCAGGGTTCCACTGCagcaa TATGGGTTCCTGTGAATGCCAATATCAGCTCTGTGGTCCTGCGAGCAGTGGATGAGAACAACACCTCACTAGGCCTCTGGGAAAAAGCAGATGAGCTTTGCAACAGCAGCGCCCTGTATCACCTGGAGAACTTGAATGACAAGCTCTTCACAGCAAACTGGGTATCTCCTAACTCCGAAAACATAACCACAATCGAGCTACA AGCCTTTGCTATCAATTTCTACAACATGGctacattttcttctctgcaaCTAAGAAGAAAAG agATGACCACCTCCCAGATATCCACAACCAGGACAACCCCAAGCCCAAACCCAATGACAGGACACATCTCCACAACCAGGACAACCCCAAGCCCAAACCCAATGACAGGACACATCTCCACAACCAGGACAACCCCAAGGCCAAGCCCAATGACAAGACATATCTCCACAACCAGGACAACCCCACGTCTGACTCCAAGGACAACCAGCTTGGCCAACAAAACCTTCCTCTGCCCCATCACAAGTGCCATTCAGATCCTGATAGTCTTTCTCACCAGCAAACTCCTCTCCTAG
- the PLET1 gene encoding placenta-expressed transcript 1 protein isoform X2: MTSRRSSNPGAYKEVSRRYFLVPGPAVSKPVKTMAVLGSTLLPLGLFLCFGLLCSSASSAGEIDKCMFFSEVTTTGPGIMVNSDVYDSNRNYTVWVPVNANISSVVLRAVDENNTSLGLWEKADELCNSSALYHLENLNDKLFTANWVSPNSENITTIELQAFAINFYNMATFSSLQLRRKGSNILRIHCVLVAMWRVK, encoded by the exons ATGACCTCACGCAGAAGCTCCAACCCCGGAGCATATAAAGAGGTGAGTCGCAGGTATTTCCTAGTACCTGGCCCAGCCGTCTCCAAACCAGTCAAGACCATGGCAGTCCTTGGCTCCACACTGCTGCCACTCGGGCTGTTTCTATGCTTCGGACTGCTGTGTTCTTCTGCCAGCTCTGCAGGTGAAATTGACAAATGCATGTTCTTCAGTGAGGTCACCACCACTGGCCCAGGCATCATGGTCAATTCAGATGTCTATGACAGCAACAGAAACTACACAG TATGGGTTCCTGTGAATGCCAATATCAGCTCTGTGGTCCTGCGAGCAGTGGATGAGAACAACACCTCACTAGGCCTCTGGGAAAAAGCAGATGAGCTTTGCAACAGCAGCGCCCTGTATCACCTGGAGAACTTGAATGACAAGCTCTTCACAGCAAACTGGGTATCTCCTAACTCCGAAAACATAACCACAATCGAGCTACA AGCCTTTGCTATCAATTTCTACAACATGGctacattttcttctctgcaaCTAAGAAGAAAAG GTAGCAACATTCTGAGAATCCATTGTGTGCTAGTTGCTATGTGGAGAGTGAAATAA
- the PTS gene encoding 6-pyruvoyl tetrahydrobiopterin synthase — MSAAGAGVGGRRWARLSRLVSFSATHRLHSKCLSNEENLKLYGKCNNPNGHGHNYKVVVTVHGEIDPVTGMVMNMTDLKEYMEEAIMKPLDHKNLDLDVPYFADIVSTTENVAVYIWENLQKFLPMGVLYKVKVYETDNNVVVYKGE, encoded by the exons ATGAGCGCGGCTGGCGCGGGCGTGGGCGGTCGCCGCTGGGCGCGACTGTCCCGCCTCGTCTCCTTCAGCGCGACCCACCGGCTCCACAG caaatgtCTGAGTAACGAAGAAAACTTGAAACTGTATGGGAAATGCAACAATCCAAATGGCCATGGGCACAATTATAAAG TTGTGGTGACAGTTCATGGAGAG ATTGATCCTGTTACAGGCATGGTTATGAATATGACCGACCTCAAAGAGTACATGGAG GAGGCAATTATGAAGCCCCTTGATCATAAGAATCTGGATCTAGATGTGCCATACTTTGCAGATATTGTAAG CACGACAGAAAATGTAGCTGTATATATCTGGGAAAACCTCCAGAAATTTCTTCCTATGGGAGTTCTTTATAAAGTAAAAGTATATGAAACTGACAATAATGTTGTCGTCTATAAAGGAGAGTAG
- the PLET1 gene encoding placenta-expressed transcript 1 protein isoform X1, translating to MTSRRSSNPGAYKEVSRRYFLVPGPAVSKPVKTMAVLGSTLLPLGLFLCFGLLCSSASSAGEIDKCMFFSEVTTTGPGIMVNSDVYDSNRNYTVWVPVNANISSVVLRAVDENNTSLGLWEKADELCNSSALYHLENLNDKLFTANWVSPNSENITTIELQAFAINFYNMATFSSLQLRRKEMTTSQISTTRTTPSPNPMTGHISTTRTTPSPNPMTGHISTTRTTPRPSPMTRHISTTRTTPRLTPRTTSLANKTFLCPITSAIQILIVFLTSKLLS from the exons ATGACCTCACGCAGAAGCTCCAACCCCGGAGCATATAAAGAGGTGAGTCGCAGGTATTTCCTAGTACCTGGCCCAGCCGTCTCCAAACCAGTCAAGACCATGGCAGTCCTTGGCTCCACACTGCTGCCACTCGGGCTGTTTCTATGCTTCGGACTGCTGTGTTCTTCTGCCAGCTCTGCAGGTGAAATTGACAAATGCATGTTCTTCAGTGAGGTCACCACCACTGGCCCAGGCATCATGGTCAATTCAGATGTCTATGACAGCAACAGAAACTACACAG TATGGGTTCCTGTGAATGCCAATATCAGCTCTGTGGTCCTGCGAGCAGTGGATGAGAACAACACCTCACTAGGCCTCTGGGAAAAAGCAGATGAGCTTTGCAACAGCAGCGCCCTGTATCACCTGGAGAACTTGAATGACAAGCTCTTCACAGCAAACTGGGTATCTCCTAACTCCGAAAACATAACCACAATCGAGCTACA AGCCTTTGCTATCAATTTCTACAACATGGctacattttcttctctgcaaCTAAGAAGAAAAG agATGACCACCTCCCAGATATCCACAACCAGGACAACCCCAAGCCCAAACCCAATGACAGGACACATCTCCACAACCAGGACAACCCCAAGCCCAAACCCAATGACAGGACACATCTCCACAACCAGGACAACCCCAAGGCCAAGCCCAATGACAAGACATATCTCCACAACCAGGACAACCCCACGTCTGACTCCAAGGACAACCAGCTTGGCCAACAAAACCTTCCTCTGCCCCATCACAAGTGCCATTCAGATCCTGATAGTCTTTCTCACCAGCAAACTCCTCTCCTAG